One Mytilus trossulus isolate FHL-02 chromosome 5, PNRI_Mtr1.1.1.hap1, whole genome shotgun sequence DNA segment encodes these proteins:
- the LOC134718266 gene encoding uncharacterized protein LOC134718266, which yields MRFSACSKTYSLPEDSFSQTSNGQEINSQNIYSMDTEESQSDKFSSIAGNTQNSSQDWYELQKTPREKLNAAMKILSESFEPITSQLTKKWEETSKSARSYYTKKARECIELVLSIMAPCQEDILLENIQINSTQEIKLDNMTASVMEAFENTSDSRTQTQILSIIVNNHTKTELQTLIPGLTINKIDNARKHALVSGPGTILNQPKIYRMKLSKPKVSHFVEFILNPIYSNIVGFGETILKMSSKEKIKVPKVIRNVIDARLIDTYLSYCKDSGFDTFSRASLYRILNVCHASKQKSLQGLDNITALGMGAIDTLLKLLTKLETFGVTYPESKKLTNILHMVNTFMKFEYKTHLHKLDGCEDHCTVFALSDPGDAKFATACEHSHETSCQKCSLVESCVPQIRIKLNDISTNISDQIVEELTYELDNSEKSLVDWKKHILRTIHQDQARTSVLKNLHAEQGLVILDWAMKFLPYQFRETQSDFFGKKGISWHISCLVTKSENEEFDLQCYVHILENGSQGWFSVANIILHLLTNIKSTRPTLKEVFLKSDNAACYHCTNLLAFIQQNNGQFPIKVAEYNFSEAQSGKDLCDSKTGSCRMHIFKYANEGHDVLNPRSMKLALDSYGGVKGTQSCIVTVNADDEPKTKIRMPGISTYNNFNFENDGIIARKAYKVGEGHVIKTSTQCSETISIERVYKLEVLEPFAQDQPICGKLNKFPDSRIEDTHDQQPSLEEDQPMSENSMNSSASSAYFSCPDFSCDKVFASSNNLDRHLLLGNHNYRKNTISSMDTAVQIYSSSCIDLQKYHENVIQEASHEVEISVNLREKSRRGWGLKSKRANVRFSDKVKTYLQEICASCEKTGSRPDFIALSEELRKATDENGNKLFTKQEWLNPPQIKGFIANIISKSKSSLAVKKPRTELQEVNVDDDEKLSEVISMLEMNDYNENAVGIVNEVFSAINI from the exons ATGAGATTTTCAGCATGCAGCAAGACCTATTCATTGCCGGAAGATTCATTTTCGCAGACTTCAAATG gcCAAGAAATAAATTCCCAAAACATATACAGTATGGATACAGAGGAAAGTCAAAGTGACAAGTTTTCTAGTATTGCAG gTAATACTCAAAACAGTAGCCAGGATTGGTACGAGTTGCAGAAAACACCAAGAGAAAAGTTAAATGCAGCAATGAAAATACTTTCTGAATCGTTTGAGCCAATCACTAGCCAATTAACAAAAAAGTGGGAAGAAACAAGTAAGAGTGCAAGATcttattatacaaaaaaagcCCGGGAATGTATCGAACTTGTTCTGAGTATCATGGCACCCTGCCAGGAAGACATTTTATTGGagaacatacaaataaattctACACAAGAAATCAAATTAGATAACATGACAGCTAGCGTGATGGAAGCATTTGAAAACACTTCTGATAGTAGAACCCAAACCCAAATTCTTTCCATAATTGTAAACAATCACACAAAGACAGAGCTGCAAACCTTGATTCCAGGACTTACCATCAACAAGATAGATAATGCTAGAAAACATGCACTTGTTAGTGGACCTGGAACTATTCTAAATCAACCTAAAATTTACCGGATGAAATTATCAAAGCCAAAAGTGAGTCACTTTGTTGAATTTATTCTCAATCCCATTTACTCTAACATTGTTGGATTTGGAGAAACAATACTAAAAATGTCATCTAAAGAAAAGATAAAGGTTCCTAAAGTCATAAGAAATGTTATAGATGCAAGACTCATTGATACTTACCTGAGTTATTGCAAAGACAGTGGATTTGATACTTTTAGCAGGGCTTCTTTGtatagaattttaaatgtatgtcaTGCTTCCAAACAGAAATCATTACAAGGCCTGGATAATATTACTGCCTTAGGAATGGGGGCAATTGATACCTTACTGAAACTGCTTACCAAATTAGAGACTTTTGGAGTCACATATCCTGAATCAAAGAAACTGACTAACATTTTACATATGGTAAACacatttatgaaatttgaatacaaaactcACTTACACAAACTGGATGGCTGTGAAGATCATTGTACAGTGTTTGCTCTCAGTGACCCTGGTGATGCAAAATTTGCTACTGCTTGTGAACATTCACATGAAACTTCATGCCAGAAGTGCTCATTGGTTGAGAGCTGTGTGCCTCAGATAAGAATAAAACTTAATGATATAAGTACAAACATTTCAGACCAAATTGTCGAAGAATTGACATATGAATTAGACAATTCAGAGAAGAGCCTTGTTGATTGGAAAAAGCACATTCTTAGAACAATACATCAAGATCAAGCTAGAACAAGTGTCTTGAAAAATCTTCATGCTGAACAAGGTCTTGTTATTTTAGACTGGGCTATGAAATTCCTGCCTTATCAATTCCGTGAAACACAATCtgatttttttggtaagaaaggTATCAGCTGGCATATATCTTGTCTAGTCACTAAGTCTGAAAATGAAGAATTTGATCTTCAGTGTTATGTTCATATCCTTGAGAATGGGTCACAGGGTTGGTTTTCTGTGGCAAATATCATTCTGCACCTGTTAACAAACATAAAATCTACCAGACCAACACTAAAAGAGGTGTTCTTGAAAAGTGATAACGCAGCTTGTTACCATTGTACTAATCTTCTTGCCTTCATTCAACAGAACAATGGTCAGTTTCCCATCAAAGTGGCAGAATATAACTTCAGTGAGGCCCAATCAGGCAAGGATTTGTGTGACAGTAAAACTGGATCTTGTCGCATGcacatttttaaatatgcaaatgaagGTCATGATGTTTTAAACCCAAGGAGTATGAAATTAGCACTTGACAGTTATGGTGGAGTAAAAGGGACACAATCGtgtattgttacagtaaatgcAGATGATGAACCTAAAACAAAGATCAGAATGCCAGGGATAAGCACTTACAacaactttaattttgaaaatgatggtATTATAGCAAGAAAAGCTTATAAAGTTGGTGAGGGACATGTTATAAAGACCAGTACCCAGTGTAGTGAAACTATTTCAATAGAAAGAGTATATAAACTGGAG GTTTTGGAACCTTTCGCACAAGATCAACCTATCTGTGGCAAACTTAACAAATTTCCCGATAGCAGAATTGAAGATACCCATGATCAGCAGCCTTCCTTAGAGGAGGATCAACCTATGTCAGAAAACAGCATGAATAGTTCTGCATCCAGTGCATATTTCTCTTGCCCTGACTTTTCATGTGATAAAGTGTTTGCTTCATCAAATAACCTTGACCGTCATTTACTCTTAGGAAATCATAATTACCGGAAAAATACCATATCTTCTATGGATACAGCAGTTCAGATATACTCTTCCTCATGTATTGATTTGCAAAAGTACCATGAAAATGTCATTCAGGAAGCAAGTCATGAAGTTgaaatttcagtaaatttgagAGAAAAGTCAAGAAGAGGTTGGGGCTTGAAATCAAAGAGAGCAAATGTACGGTTTTCAGATAAAGTGAAAACTTACTTGCAAGAAATTTGTGCATCATGTGAAAAAACTGGCTCACGTCCTGATTTTATTGCTTTGTCAGAAGAGCTAAGGAAGGCAACAGATGAAAATGGCAACAAGCTTTTTACAAAACAAGAATGGCTTAACCCACCACAAATTAAAGGATTTATTGcaaacataatttcaaaatctaagTCGTCTCTGGCTGTAAAGAAACCACGAACAGAACTTCAGGAGGTTAATGTAGATGATGATGAAAAACTCTCAGAAGTTATATCTATGTTAGAAATGAATGATTATAATGAAAATGCTGTTGGTATTGTAAACGAGGTTTTTTCTGCTATAAATATCTAG